Part of the Poecilia reticulata strain Guanapo linkage group LG2, Guppy_female_1.0+MT, whole genome shotgun sequence genome is shown below.
NNNNNNNNNNNNNNNNNNNNNNNNNNNNNNNNNNNNNNNNNNNNNNNNNNNNNNNNNNNNNNNNNNNNNNNNNNNNNNNNNNNNNNNNNNNNNNNNNNNNNNNNNNNNNNNNNNNNNNNNNNNNNNNNNNNNNNNNNNNNNNNNNNNNNNNNNNNNNNNNNNNNNNNNNNNNNNNNNNNNNNNNNNNNNNNNNNNNNNNNNNNNNNNNNNNNNNNNNNNNNNNNNNNNNNNNNNNNNNNNNNNNNNNNNNNNNNNNNNNNNNNNNNNNNNNNNNNNNNNNNNNNNNNNNNNNNNNNNNNNNNNNNNNNNNNNNNNNNNNNNNNNNNNNNNNNNNNNNNNNNNCTAAATAGCTGTTGAAGATTTAACTGGACCAGagaattcaaacattttcatcagatcgatgtcattttcttcatgttcatggGCCGCGTTTCTCGTCTTTGCTCAGGAAGCACATTGActaaaccgtgagtgaaacagcCACTGGGACTGACatttaacattacatacacctttctgaccaggtgagggcgcactttctccatctataatcagacattaaggcgacttgaaaccatttctccctggcacctccagacccgggcccccatggGCCCCCATCCGGGCCCGGGCTGGTGGGCAGccgcccccccagcccccccccCATAGCTCCGCGCCTGGTTCTTACCGGATACTGTGGCGCCATCTAGAGTTGAGTCAGAACCTCCTGCTGCAAATGTGACTGCAAGAGGAAATAACTCCCAAAGTTCATCTGACTTTTAGTCACTAGAGTCACTGAAACGCATCAAACATYatgctagcatgttagcattaACAGCTAATTTGTCTCACACCAATAATCATTgcttaaacttatttttttaaaataatctttatcttatttttatataaatgaacCGAgatcctttaaataaaaacacgacATGGAGTCCAGATTATTCTGATGGGaacattattcagattttaaaagcattttagcTAATGCTACCAACATAGAAATCATAACAGCTAATCtgatttaaagctaaaatgCTAGCTAGTGCTAGTATGCTAACCAATGTCAACTTTCCAAGGGCTTCAGGaacatttaaaacttatttCCACCGTAATAAACCTTTTGACATTCAGTTTGTTTGAGTCCCACTTCagcatattaatattttaacagacctaataaaagtttctgcttcagcagAGCAGCTGCACAKTCAGCATTAACATATGGGAAAAGATCACTGCcaataataaatgtatgttGGAATCTAAATGTCACTAAACCTGGATAAATTTMAGATTTGcttgtgttctgtgtttttccaacTCATACATATGAATTCAGGTTTTATCTGTAAGAATATAAGTTTAAAAGTTACGAATCAAGTTACAATTCTGCAATAATACAAgtacaaaaatctaaatgtacACGTTCTTCCATCCATGTCAGTAATTTTGAAGCTTCATTGTTGATTTGAACTCAAATGTGTTCTgtttgcaaaaattaaaaacagaatacaaaTCATAAATTTATGCATATTTACTGACAATCGTAGACTCCAGTGTTCATTTCTTATTGACAGTGATTTTGCCCCGTACTCACATCCAGGCTGCAACAGTCCAACAACACAGTGGAAAATGAAGAGCCTCAGATRTTTTATTGCACAGACTGCAGTTCTTCATGYGTCCTTACAAACATGAACAGCTTTGTGAACAGCGTCTCCCCAGTGTCTGTAACTCAGTCCCTGTTTCTACAAGCCAACCAGTGACCGACTACAGGACGCAGCTTGGAGCCGCGGCTGCGGCATCCAGTCAAGCTGCTGCGGTACAGAACCGCCGGTGCAGGACAGGAAGGAACCGATCCTGGAAAAGGGGTCGAGTTCATGTTCATCTGGGAACCAGTTTGTGTGTCGGTGGAGGCGGACGGTCCACCGGCAGCTGGAGCTGAAGAAGAGCGTCCACACCGACCCGTTTGGGTCCAGGATCWGCAGAATTCCTTTCCACGGGGAGCAGACAGAAAATGGCACGTTGGGAGTTGGGTTGGTTGGTTGGAGGGATCCGGACGGGTTCATGGCGTCTGGGCCATGCCGCGGCTCGACTTCATCTTCTCCAGCCTTTTATTCAGGTGGCTGTTGCTCGACTCCAGCTCCTCGATCTTGTCCAGCGCCGTCCGCAGCTGTTGGACCAGAGGAGAACCAGTTAGCCTGAACTCTGCYTCCCGRACGGACCCGCTTCCAGAAACACCTGCCTCTCTCTGCAGTTTGCGTCTCTCCGCCTTCAGCTCGTCCTCCACCTTCTCTGCGTTCTCCGCTGCAGATTTGTAACGAGTCACATGACCCTCCAGTCTGGTCACCTGCACACCAGAGACCAATCAGAACCCTGATGACATCACCGAACCGctctaaagtattcacacctgttgcaggttttcacattttgtcacgttcaaaccaaactttaacaaaagaactagaattagacttttttttattttaaagttcaatTTATAAATACACCCTAACATGATCCAGCATGTAACAAATTCATAAAATGAGGCGCAATCACRTcgttttgctttattatttaacagAATGAAATTGAAGTGTTGTACCGAGTTACGCCACCAGGAGGCGGTGTTTCCCATGTGACGGTTGGTGCATMTTTTCCTGCTTTATTTCTCACGGGAAAAATGACAAGTAAAAAGTctccgttttatttttgtttaattttaggtTGACTAACGTCATTAAGCACATGAAAATGATCCCCATKAAGTTTTTATCCTATAACATTTGTCATTGTCTCATGTRGACTGTTTCGAGAGTGAAATGCTATGCTAGTTGACCCGCTAGCTTAGCTGCTAGTTAGCTTATCAGCTAAGCGATTTGGTCATTTCTGAAGAACTATTTAAGTTTGAGGTTTGAATGTGATCCACTTCAAACAATAAAGctgaggtgtgaatacttttctaaAATACAGCCTGTGGAGCAGCCAGATGATCTGCTGCTCACGTTTTGCTCTAAAGCCGTCACTTCCTGTTCCGCCTTCACCAGTTTGAACTTCAGGTCGTTTATTTGCCTGCTGGAGTCTCCTGGAGAAGAATCACAGGAAAACGCTCGTTTGTTTGAGACGTTAAGGAAAACCCAGAAGTTTGGTCCACGGCCCGCTCCACCCACTCTGAAGCTCCATGATGTTCGGGTCGTTCCCGTTTTCAGCAGCTTCCCCGTCTGGACTGGACCCGCTGTCTGCGCCGTTCTTCTGGTCCAGCTGggattttagtttctttatctGCAAAAGGATCTCCTGATGTCAAAGATTCATAAATCACCTCATGTGCATTTCCTTAAAAAACTCACCTGCTCAATCATTTTTTCACGCTCATCCACTAGTTTCCTCAAGCGAATctctgaaaacagacaaaacatcGTTTGAGTCAAACAAATGATCAGATTCGTTTCATTTATCAGTTCAGTTTCAgaccttcctgttatctgttgAAGCGATCTTCATACATAATTCTTCACGTTCTtgttaaattagaaaatcattGCTACCTCAGTTCCTGACGTCTTTAATGTTCCTTAAGATTTGATGCTAAATGCTCTTTGAAACTGGAAGCGtaggaaaacaaactgtttaaatatgGCAGATGTTTTCCTGACGTCGTTTAAATCAGCCATTCTTTTTACTGAACGTTCACAAAATGGTTTTAAACATTCTGCTTTTAGtgcagaataatctagtccaggtttTAAGTGTCTATTGAAAGtttcaaactgcagcaaatTAAAGACACTGAAAGTCGTGGACGACCAGCATCTAACCTCAGCACACAGGTTGTTAGACTATTCAAGACTAACAGTCTCTCCAGTGTTAACTCTAGCtctagctaatgctaatgctagcctaCCTGTGCTAATGGACAGCAGAGAACGAAGGCGATCCAGACAGTCCTCAGCTTAGGCCTGCTAATCATCtccaaagctaatgctaactaaGGCTCCTCCTCATTTAGCAGCGGACTTGGTTAGCGGTACCGGATCAGTAGCTAGCTACATTCTCCTGCGACATGAATGTAGCCACCGCTAGATGAGCCATAGNNNNNNNNNNNNNNNNNNNNNNNNNNNNNNNNNNNNNNNNNNNNNNNNNNNNNNNNNNNNNNNNNNNNNNNNNNNNNNNNNNNNNNNNNNNNNNNNNNNNNNNNNNNNNNNNNNNNNNNNNNNNNNNNNNNNNNNNNNNNNNNNNNNNNNNNNNNNNNNNNNNNNNNNNNNNNNNNNNNNNNNNNNNNNNNNNNNNNNNNNNNNNNNNNNNNNNNNNNNNNNNNNNNNNNNNNNNNNNNNNNNNNNNNNNNNNNNNNNNNNNNNNNNNNNNNNNNNNNNNNNNNNNNNNNNNNNNNNNNNNNNNNNNNNNNNNNNNNNNNNNNNNNNNNNNNNNNNNNNNNNNNNNNNNNNNNNNNNNNNNNNNNNNNNNNNNNNNNNNNNNNNNNNNNNNNNNNNNNNNNNNNNNNNNNNNNNNNNNNNNNNNNNNNNNNNNNNNNNNNNNNNNNNNNNNNNNNNNNNNNNNNNNNNNNNNNNNNNNNNNNNNNNNNNNNNNNNNNNNNNNNNNNNNNNNNNNNNNNNNNNNNNNNNNNNNNNNNNNNNNNNNNNNNNNNNNNNNNNNNNNNNNNNNNNNNNNNNNNNNNNNNNNNNNNNNNNNNNNNNNNNNNNNNNNNNNNNNNNNNNNNNNNNNNNNNNNNNNNNNNNNNNNNNNNNNNNNNNNNNNNNNNNNNNNNNNNNNNNNNNNNNNNNNNNNNNNNNNNNNNNNNNNNNNNNNNNNNNNNNNNNNNNNNNNNNNNNNNNNNNNNNNNNNNNNNNNNNN
Proteins encoded:
- the LOC103461937 gene encoding leucine-rich repeat flightless-interacting protein 2-like isoform X1 → MLTPSPPPPGCCCAACLGSPPHPSAWLLPPCEIRLRKLVDEREKMIEQIKKLKSQLDQKNGADSGSSPDGEAAENGNDPNIMELQRDSSRQINDLKFKLVKAEQEVTALEQNVTRLEGHVTRYKSAAENAEKVEDELKAERRKLQRELRTALDKIEELESSNSHLNKRLEKMKSSRGMAQTP
- the LOC103461937 gene encoding leucine-rich repeat flightless-interacting protein 2-like isoform X2 — its product is MIEQIKKLKSQLDQKNGADSGSSPDGEAAENGNDPNIMELQRDSSRQINDLKFKLVKAEQEVTALEQNVTRLEGHVTRYKSAAENAEKVEDELKAERRKLQRELRTALDKIEELESSNSHLNKRLEKMKSSRGMAQTP